In Herbaspirillum sp. WKF16, one genomic interval encodes:
- a CDS encoding porin produces MKKTALAYTTSLTALTLAAATLAPPARAGESNVTVYGVIDMSLAYTSKAAPGNNSRLSLDSGDQMASRIGFKGREALGGGLSAVFQLETGFGADDGAMATPGTLFDRKSVVGLSGRWGTLTLGRQTDYLEDIGTRYTSFQIFGGGGVRAGHFNSLDRVTGARTSNSVRFDSETYDGFSGSLFYGLGETAGSNAAGSAAGVGANYANGAFGIGGAYYQSRQASADTELRTFTLGASYQAGPAKVFAAWSQTRRPLQAPLAATGLAQITSATRANIIDLGLDYAWDGKLHLLASVIHDRADLARAAAGATRARTTQLNLGMDYFLSKRTDVYAMLSRQHAGDAVNPGVIGAAYSVAPTDDSAQNVLRMGLRHKF; encoded by the coding sequence ATGAAGAAAACCGCCCTTGCCTACACCACCTCCCTCACCGCCCTGACGCTGGCCGCCGCGACCCTGGCGCCGCCGGCGCGAGCCGGGGAGAGCAACGTGACCGTCTACGGCGTGATCGACATGAGCCTGGCCTACACCAGCAAGGCCGCTCCCGGCAACAACAGCCGCCTGAGCCTCGACTCCGGCGACCAGATGGCGTCGCGCATCGGCTTCAAGGGCCGGGAAGCGCTGGGTGGAGGGTTGTCGGCCGTGTTCCAGCTGGAAACCGGCTTCGGCGCCGACGACGGCGCCATGGCCACGCCCGGCACGCTGTTCGACCGCAAGTCGGTGGTCGGCCTGTCCGGCCGCTGGGGCACGCTGACGCTGGGCCGCCAGACCGACTACCTGGAAGACATCGGCACCAGATACACCTCGTTCCAGATCTTCGGCGGCGGCGGCGTGCGCGCCGGCCACTTCAACAGCCTGGACCGCGTGACCGGGGCTCGCACCAGCAATTCGGTGCGCTTCGACAGCGAGACCTACGATGGCTTCAGCGGCAGTCTGTTCTACGGCCTGGGCGAAACGGCCGGCAGCAACGCCGCCGGCAGCGCCGCGGGCGTGGGCGCCAACTATGCCAACGGCGCCTTCGGCATCGGCGGCGCCTACTACCAGAGCCGGCAGGCCAGCGCCGACACCGAGCTCAGGACCTTCACGCTGGGCGCCAGCTACCAGGCGGGGCCGGCCAAGGTCTTCGCGGCCTGGTCGCAGACGCGCCGTCCGCTGCAGGCGCCGCTGGCCGCCACCGGCCTGGCGCAGATCACCAGCGCCACCCGCGCCAACATCATCGACCTGGGCCTGGACTACGCCTGGGACGGCAAGCTGCACCTGCTGGCCAGCGTGATCCACGACCGCGCCGACCTGGCCCGCGCCGCCGCCGGCGCGACCCGCGCGCGCACCACCCAGCTCAACCTGGGGATGGATTACTTCCTCTCCAAGCGCACCGACGTGTATGCGATGCTGAGCCGCCAGCACGCCGGCGACGCCGTCAACCCGGGCGTGATCGGCGCCGCCTACTCGGTAGCGCCGACCGACGACAGCGCCCAGAACGTGCTGCGCATGGGCCTGCGCCACAAGTTCTGA